In Metopolophium dirhodum isolate CAU chromosome 5, ASM1992520v1, whole genome shotgun sequence, the sequence TCCTATATTCGCACGTACGACGgaggaataataattttggccgccattataccattataatattatatacgtgcacAGGGGCTACACAAAAGACACGCATTTATTACGCGCTTTCCCGCCGTCGCCGTCCAtttatcacacacacacacaagctaTAAATACAGTCAAGCCCAGTCGGTGTCGACTATAAAATCTGAATTTTGTCGAAGGATCAAACGTCGTATATTCAAGCGCCCTTAAAAAATCTAAAGCAGCTATATCTGGTGTTTGATGTAGACAATGCAGATGTTTCGTTGAAAGTTGTTGAGTTTGAATGTCATCTACACTGTACACTTATCTTAGTATCGTGCAGTCGTCACCGGCGGAAATCGAACCGGCGCGGGGGCGACCCGCCGGCGCTTGTCCGGTTTTCCACGTTCAAAAGTGGAAAATAGAAAGCCACGATCGAGACGAcgcgtctatattatatagtgactgTCAGTCCCCGCCGGTGTGGCATAAGTCTGAACGTCAGCCCTGCGGATGAGCGAAATTCGTGAAAATAAATGGGTAGGTACCGCGTCGAAACGAACACAATGTCAACAGAGAGCGCATTGTCACGCGTGGTCGCaggtttaacattttatttactttttcgaCCGCGatgagtgtataataatattgtagggcGACAGTCGCGGTGCACTCTAAAACGCACCCGTGAGACCGATTGCCGCTCGTGCGCCATtaccgcataataataataataataataataataataatgaaattgcgACGTGCAGCGCCGGTCTCCCCCGCGAGTTCCGATCTGCATACAACCAATTTATTTTCGCCAGTATTATACAACGCCGTTAGAAACAATTTTCggttaatatgatattatatttttaatgtcgcGTTATCAGCAAGTATGATTATTACACGGTACGGTGTTTTACGCGTACAGCTGCTGCGACTTTCGACCACGAGATTGAATGATGACGTGTGCCTGTaacgcattatatattatgacatacaCTTTAACATAGGTATATGGTTGCGTCACGTCAATGGCGAGCGTATATCATTTTACAATGCACAGTAAAACCTCCCAATAACGGACCCCCTACAAGACCGATATCACTTTACAACCGTCCCGTCGTACCTATATCCCGTATATTGTATAGTCTCCCTACAAAGGAAGCAACCACTCGTTTATAGCGGAAGAATTAGTTAATACCGCGAACGATTGTAGTACTAgtcaattgattttaatatttaatttatttttaaagcatgGCGGGGAGACAATATAGTTCTCTGAAAATGATTTCAAGCACCCCAGCAATAGGCTAACGCGTCATGTCATTTCACGTCATGTCTACGtgatttttatcaaacaaatcGAAAATAACATTTCATTGTACAACATAATGTTTctgtatagtatttaatttggTCACTCGCGTACAATATGCTGCATGGCTAATAGTCTGCACTACGTTCGGTATCCCTATTACCGCAGTTACCACCTTGTTCACACGAAATTTGGCACTAGACGTTATATTATTCACTGTCCGCATACGTTTCGATCCACGGTGGcgaggtacaatataatatatcgtagttataaatgtgataattttggttattataattgtattattagttgTATAAATGTCAAAATGGTttcttattttgattttatcacaaaaataaaaatcatgatagcaaaatatataaaatataataaaaacaaaataaacatacacATGTATACAGATTCAAAATTATGTGATTAAGTAATTTAATCTGTTTCAGAGATTGAAGTCGTCTATAAAGTGATACGCCtccagtcaatttttttttattgttcgcATATGATTTCATCTCTCAATTAGGTTTCCTCAAAAATGTTGTACTAAATACCTGTACTTCCTTAACGtacatgtaaattatataatattacgttatactTATCGTATTGATTTAAACACTAGTTGTATAAAGGACTCAATAGTACTGTGAATATTATTGTCACATACTTTTCgctaaaataacaaattttagtgaatttttatttacctaatatttgtaatttaataatgagtACCAACcacttacatattttaatcaatggtaACACTTAattctacaaatatttttatattattcaacccgcaatgttatttataatattttttttcctaaacgTTTTCTCaataagatttttataaaattactataacacTGATATTTCAGATATTTGTATGATCTTGTACATTCGTAATGAATAAACtagtcattatttttaatttttaattttgtatattatataatttaaaaataaaagtaaaacattttataacttatcgatgataataaactaaatattattactgcggaatattaaaaaacttgtatgctttatattataaaataaatattaataaacacagGTTTAAATTGATAATTGATGTTGATGTTtgtcttgtataatattagaataagtaTGTATAGAAGTTCTCGTCACGGCGCATAACGTCGTCGTTGTGTCTACGAGGCTTTTTGGAGAGCTTCCAGTTCGCTctgaaatgtaatataatagcaataattaaCAAGTAACCGGCGTTGTTTTTTCCTCAATCATTTTAGGTTTCCCTTTAAGTGCCTCCTAAACGACCAATATTAACCGATACTTTAATGACCGTcaactaatttattatgataatatcatcataaattGTGTATTTACGTAAGCGTACGAGAAGCATACAccagtgtttttattaaaatttattgacgtatgaaaatggtaatatttatattattctcgtataattaaattattcttttgaAATAGAAACATTACGCTAGACAAACAAATTCCGGTTTTAATGTACGTATGGTTTCACgcgataataacattatttatgaataaatattactgACGCAGGAATATTGTAGAGGTACTTTAATTATTCGTGATTTCCAAGAGAGCATACGATCTCGTATAAGGTAGACtgcgtatattatatgggtacccAGGACCCgcctgatataatatattatattgagcgATCGAAgcagtaatttttaaatatttaaacaccgattaaactattataatataatatgctacagTTGATTtacaggaaataataataatataataatattctttatcgTCTGACGTCCcggtggaaaataaaaaaaaataacaggtaTGAGTACTAAGTATAAATcagtataatacgtataataatatagttattcgCACCTTTACGCCGTTCAGACGATCGATGAGGCTTTGAATGATGACGTCTTTCACGTAGCCGGAAACTTCCTTTTTGAAGTCCGCGTCGCCCTCGTCCGCCAGATGGGTGGCGCACACGATTATGTACTTGATGGCGCACTCAAAGCCCCAGCGCACTTTCTTGGCGCTCGGACCGCCGCCCGCGTGATGGTACTTGAGGTCGGCGTGGTACTTGGCGGCGTCAGCCCATTCGCCGGCGAAGGATTTGGCCCGGTCGTCCACGCCGGATTTGTCGGTGACCTGTGCAAGGTGGACGGACAGGTGAGGTGAGGACGGTGGTGGAAATTACATTTTGACGGGCGTTCATCGCGAACACGCCGGAAAAAACGGTCGGAAAACCTATCATAGATACGCGAGACGGAGAGTATTTGATGGTATTCGCATCACACGATGGCATTGCAGCGTGTCGCGTCATCTCCACGGTAATCGTCGGCGGTTATCATAGTCACGGCGATATCAAGGATTTTATTACTCGGGTGTTTATATAGTTGTACCTGTTTCACCAGAGCGTCCATTAACGATTTCAGGTCTCCTTGGAACCCGTCAAGACCCTTAACGGCGACGTCCAGCGTGCGTCCCTCGTTCTGCACCCCCAGGGTGTCAAACACTTCCGAAGACAATCGTTTAATGGTATTCTCGTATTCAGTTACCCATTCGAAATGGGCGTTGTGCTAAAACAATAATTCGTATTTAACTGCAAGATCGTCTTCTATTACGATATCAATGATGAGAAAACAATTATactttacaacaataatataaatatataataatagcttataatatagtaatgcattttttatcgttatggTATTGGCAGTAACATTATATACATCCGTAGTCTGAGTTTAAACTTAGACGGTCATGAATGCGGTAAACGAACGGTTAAAGAATGCgtgtaaaaaatgttaaaacaatagaataatatgaaaacgAAACCGgtgcttgtatattattattttattttaccagcGAGTAGCGGGAAATCAGGGTGGTTGACTCGCGGTAAAAAGaccgaagacgacgacgactatattatatttattaaaacaaacgtCGTTATtaagtgtgtatataatattatagactttaAACAATTTGAACTTTAACGCATTTCGGGGAAACGTACGTCGTAACTTTTTTATCGCCTATTCGTCGAATGATATATTTTACGTACACaataacaatactataatagtgtagtgttttattttcgagtatataactttaaaaacaaatatacgaAATGCCGTAAAAGTGCACATACAACGCTGTCGGTTCGTTTTGTAAAATACTTAAACCTTGGCACATCAcaagaatttaatatttgtttccaCGCATCAAAAAACGTTATAacaatagcaatattataatcgtcggatataaaaaaaaaaaacacgaaatatTCAAAACGAGCGGTTATTTTTGGGTTTTATCAGTTGTCTCCGAAATTGCTGACAACTCATTTCGTTGCACGACGGGTTCGttgataatgaaataaaacgatTACACGCACATTACGCGTTTCATCGTATTTTCATCTATGTCTGTGATAGAAAAGACTCTTGGACATAACTATGAAAAAGTATCCATCAAACGCGTATTCCGATATTATAGTCTCGCGATGTCAGCAGACCGTAATATATTTACACCGCTCTGCATCATATATCTCTAATTATTGTGAGTTAAACACGCTACTTGTTTTTCCTTTTAAAAACCCGAAACACCATGTCTTAACACCAGCAGAACGCCAAATATCAATAAGTCACCACAATCGTGAGGAAGTATCCCCTACAATCGAGAAATTAAACAATTGGTAATGGTTTTAACCTATACAGGTTCCGCTTCCTCGCTGTATCTGAAATGACAAAGTCTACTCTAAAAGTCATATCGCATCACCACAACGACCCTCATATTACCACCAACACACAGCAGCGTATCTCCTCTAATTATTCAGAAGAAATCACGTAATAAACAGATCGGTCAATAAAGTACGATAACAATTTTCCAACCAGTAAAACTGACCctgattcaaaatataaatcatgGTCTGCCCACATAAACTAGTTTCCTTCCTACAGACGAGCTAAAATTACTTTTCACTGCGGTTACTAACTATAGTCAATCCTTAAAAACtactaataacataatattcaatctTTCCATCCTGCACTTTgagtactatttaaaaaaaaaaaaacaattcttgAACAGTTTAACTCAGATAATCTAGTAAAccctatactatataatgttattgttacttatgtatatacatatatattttcagGGTTATATCAATCGATATTATCAtactatatcattttttttttactctaataaaatgtataaattaaataaattaatgttaataaacaATACTTTAAACACGTAGATATTTGAGGTTAGCATCTAAAAACGCATATTATGGGCcataattataatctataagatattattatgggAATAAAACTTACCCAACTATTACCCTATACATTTTGGGAAAAATGTGATGTAGGTAACATTATTTACAGAACAAACCTAAATAACACCTCTTCGATTTTATTCCTATAAAACCTACGTAATTGAACTTTATAAGAATGGAGGAACTAAAGAAAATGTGTGGAAAtatttcgtttttgaataatgcACGAAAATGGTTAACctttgaaaatagaaaaaacgcaaaactatgtaaaaaataaccTTTGCTTTTATCTAGTACGCGTAACTATGAAGAGGAATAATGAACggggatattattatatttatttattagattgtaCAAGCTCAGACTGtctgaaaaaaaaccaaataggCAGGTTATAGGGTATTCTGTTGTcggaattatgttttatatggTAATcccaatattatactaactattatattacaatgctGGCGTATTGCGGGtctgaaaaaaacaaatgtcgactataataataatatagttgtctattatgtatatttaacaatagttataatataatctccgaaatatgtatttactttgAGTTTAAGCTCTTTTCGCATACACTAAAtaaagtacttatattatatattattatgtatacggtTTCGCTGTGATCCGACCGACCAGCACGGAATATTTGCAACGACTTTATTATCATTGTACGCGTCCCTCTCACtatctctgtctctctctctctctcaatATGTATACACTACAACTATGGTGGACAAAAGGTTTACGGTTTACCGGCGAACCCCTGGATGAGCTGTGGTTAGCGAGTGACCCCCTCACCCTACACCGTTTCCTCTTTGCGTTCTACGCTAAGCCGTAGCCGGACTGTGGATATTAATAGTCGCAGACCAACGGGAAACCGATTGGGTCggatatagtatatacttttgGATTTGCATCGAAcgactattataaaaataggaatatatatatattttttttaacaatatgttTATTCAACGTGAATAGGCTGTATTGACATGCCGGTGCGTCCTGTACCACTGGGCACGGGAAGAATCATTCTtcgactttaatattataatttatatacatctCTCGGTTCAACAGTCGACGAAACACGTATTCACAAGGAGTGGCCTCTATAATATCTTACAACGGACAATTTTTGCggccaattattataatattatgacgtcttAACGTAATATACGTTGGAACTCTGTTCAAATaggttatcattataatataatattattaaaatattattcttagatTTGCCAGCCGAACCTCTCCGGAAAGTATAATCGTCCTTCTCGGCTGCCTACGAATTTGACTCGCATGTCGCATAGtgcatacatataataatgttacattataattgCACGAGTATACGaagtaagtataatatgctTGACAAAGTTCGGGTCTTTTGTGCACCGTAGTTTGCGTTCCGGTCTCCCTGACTGCTGATTTTTTCCACTCAAATGTCAATCATTTTTAACCTATCTATCCGTGAGAAAAGTTAATCCTTCATGAGGGGGGGACTACAATCTAAACACCATCAGTCcttagttcaaaatattatttccatctTTATAAACTCGGACTTTgtaattgttgttataattataatattgtctattatatgtatatctatatctattatctaacaatataatagactTAGAAGTTAGAAGTAATGGCTACGTTTGACAACCACCGaatatcaaaacatttagaAATCTACAAAATGTCACGACATTTGTCTTAATCAAACTTCGACAGACCAGCTGGGTTGTGCTTGTGACTGCAGGGCCAACAAAAAATCGTAGTAGATCGCGCAACGACGGTGCATATATTTTGCACGTCGAGATGGCCAACACGCTgtgtgattttaaataaaacaggtCGAAACCGAAATGTATAGCTAAAACTGACTTGAAAATAATGCGCGTGGGTTTTTTCATTAttctacgtacctatataatggtgttttttaatttaaattggatCGGAATTGAAGAACAATACACAAAATCATTAGCACCGGTAACTTTTCGAGAcgctaattttttcaaaaaaatatatagtttttataaaccAGCTGTTTGTCAGCCTCGTACGTTGTGGAACGTTGCCGGACGTCGGTTGCAATCGCTATTTGAACAGTACGTGCATATATGATTAATTTgaaatggacattttttttatcaatttcataACGAGGACCTACGTGGTAGTAGGCACGGTTGAATTAACCATCGGTAGATTATTGCGTATTATACACCCCTTCtccattatatatttgaaaaacaaaaatgtcagcGTATATgagccaataataatatgcacctaATCAAGACGTAAACATGGTGGGATTGCCTTACATGGGTCTTAAGGGTACCTATACGCAAAATTGATGAATTCTGTGATATCCCGTTACGCGGCCATTTTGTATTTGATTATAACAATCCTGAACGCAATAACTTTTACCTATTTCGACTATGGTATTTAAGTAAGGGTAAggcattgtgtataatattattatgagcgcATTGAAACTCTAGTGCAGCAAACATTATATTCATTcatagttattattgtattgcgaCCGCcgccattttattttaaatttgacatttTGTGTGCATTTGATTGAATAGATTGAATACctattcatcatattattaatattattacttcttcatacgattttattattacacgcaTGCTGTACACGTAAATATTCGTATTAATGTAGGTAGGGACTCATCAATAATCATCCGACTTTTAAACTTCGCGGTTCTATGAAATGTTTTCCCACTACTTTTcactcgataatattattaacacaaaCCATAGGTTTACTTTACTCAGATTttgtataaaaagaaaaatagtgATTTCTCGACAAAAACTGCACTCCATCAACACTGTGCAAAAACATCGTTGAGTTATCAAAAAGTCACTCAAGTACCcaagttacaaaaaataaagtgtGTTATCAAAATGACACAGAGTAGTTTCATAAATTCATTAGTATGTagagttatttaaaattgttggtatTTGATCAAGTGagtgtttatttaaaacaaaaaaaattgaactctGGCGGCTACTGCTATAGTATGATGTATTTGAATAGTGCTAttgtattactataaaaatatacaatgcgGGAATGTGAATATTCATGTCGAATTGCATACATTGTATAATTAGTTGTAGTCATAAATAATAGTAACCGCCAAGGcaagttaaattatttgtattaaattaacacacttcattaaatacaaaataattataaatacttctaTACTAATGAATTTATGAAATTACTTAGGCCCTTTTCGATGTCACAACTTTTCCaacttgagtttttttttttacttagcgatgtttttacacggagttgacggagtgtttttgttggaaTATTAGTTAGATTAAACGTCATTTTTTCTCATAAAAAACTATCAGGGCGGGGACAGTTGTGAGGCCGGTACATTGGCGCCATGACTGTCGAGGACAATGGAAACGTTTCAAAGTCTACTACAGGGTCGAACACATtgaaaatttgtatgtatttacacaataataatgacgaaatTTTGAACGAAACGTTTGGATGgatattataggtgtataatatgatattttctcTTAAATCCTAGGAAAAAATTAAGGCGGTATACCGATAAAACGCCCGCCGAATAATCAAATACTGTTATTTACGATTGAATCGTCCacgcacgtacctatatatctgTGGATTCGTTTTACAGTCAATCGGCATTGTCAACATTTAGCAATAAATCGCTTCCGATCGACGTGCGTTTCCGGAATTTCGTACTGCagtagcaataatataatattacaataataaataaaacggatGTGCTGCGCATATAACATGTCTATGGTTGTTTTTTGTCGTCGTTATATTTGTGTGCACctatgtatagttttttttggtaCTAAACGCCGGACTCGATTGAAAATAATTCGTATTCAATAAAAACAACTACCGAGACACGCTTGAAAGTATACGTTTACGTTATCGAGTTTCAAGTTCGGTTACCAATAATGTGGTACAACATGTGGTTCTATGGTACAACGTACGCTGCCAACCTCGTAATCCCCTCCTCCCGTGCAATTTAAagaaacacaatattaatttgtcGAGCGATGTTCAATCGTGGATCTTTGcagttatgattttttaatagcaGTGGTGGCGAACTCATTATACTCGGTACTAATTGTGTTGGGAGCACTGGGAGACGGCTTATCAGTcctcattgtttttaaaaaaatttattcgtACTCCTACCAACGTCCAACACTACATTCCGATAAATAAGACGTTTGAATATTTAGGTAAGTACGCACATTTACACCTCATTTGCATGTCAATCGCACTGGTCCCCCCAATTCAAGCACCGGATTTATACCACGGTTGGCCGTCAGAGGACGAGACCGTTCGTTATCCGACCCGAAACTGGCACTATAATGAAGTCAATCGACATTTCTGTATtcgatacaattattttgtaagtaATAGTCATATCGATAAAAACTacattatagcataatatacagTACGTATTATTAGAATGCACTTACTTTTACGACTTCGTAGTCGACTCCGTCCAGACACTTGACACTGTCGGGCACGCCGGCGTTAGACATATTCGTAGGTGCAACGGAaatagacaataaaatatacgacTAAACAACAACTCGTGAGATGTGATAACTTCGGTGCAGCTGCGTCCAATAAACGTGAAGCTGGCAATACGACCACTGCGATAGTGCGACACTCCTCGTGAAACGGAACGGCGCCATCACGTAATATTATCAAACACAGTGACGTCAGTGACGTCGGTAGTAACCGTGACCTTGGTACCGCGGCGGCCGTGgcgataaaaataaacacataaataatataatgattaaaacgGTAATGTGATACGCGTGTTGGTGCTGTTATATACACAGatatctatatactatatacaatgcACTATATTGATGCCTgtggttatataataatatttctggcTGACAACACGATAAtaggtattgtgtaatatattgttCAAGCAAAGTCCGCGATGGCGGCGTGCATCATCAGCATctgaataatattcttataaaagTTAAATCTCATGCTGATTGTCAATTACTACAAGATGACCTCAGCTCGGTGATACTCTGGACTAAGGTTTAACGTTAAATCCCTTGGAATGTCAATCATTTTCATTCTTTTAGGCCCTTCTCTCcgatacattatacatttatacttacaaCATTAACGGAACTCATATCGCCCGTGCTGGTAACTTTGTTAAAGACCTGGGTGTCATTTTTGATACAGAATTGAATTACCACGCTTAACACCTGCTGTAAGGCCTTAAAAATTCTTGGCTTTGTGAAGAGAACCTGTTTAGAATTGAAAATAGTAGCTCCAATCAAATCTCTCTACTGTGACCTGTACGTTATTTGCTAGAGTATGAAGTCATAATacggaataattataattttagtttatccAAGCGTTGAAAGTTTCTAAGTTTGACTGCTTTTGAACACATAACACACGACTACACTTCAGTA encodes:
- the LOC132945191 gene encoding uncharacterized protein LOC132945191; the protein is MSNAGVPDSVKCLDGVDYEVVKHNAHFEWVTEYENTIKRLSSEVFDTLGVQNEGRTLDVAVKGLDGFQGDLKSLMDALVKQVTDKSGVDDRAKSFAGEWADAAKYHADLKYHHAGGGPSAKKVRWGFECAIKYIIVCATHLADEGDADFKKEVSGYVKDVIIQSLIDRLNGVKSELEALQKAS